A genomic region of Solanum dulcamara chromosome 2, daSolDulc1.2, whole genome shotgun sequence contains the following coding sequences:
- the LOC129874234 gene encoding adenylate isopentenyltransferase-like, with amino-acid sequence MRRLFITATYNYRLLQYSNNTKTIKFLHIPKWVFRNMATRSTVAPTSKKIVVIMGATGSGKSKLSIDLATRFFPSEIINSDKIQVSKGLDITTNKISIPERRGVVHHLLGEFSGSELFTPSDFRYTADERISDIINRRKLPLIVGGSNSFIYALLANQFNPDFDVFDESNPVQFVSKELRYRCCFIWVDVLTPVLNQYLFKRVDEMMSSGMYEELEQFFEKNGFSDRSSGLRKAIGVPEMEGYFRNLKNCTTVQEKCRLYEEAVREIKENTRQLAEKQIWKIQRLRESGWDLQRVDATEAFRSTMLPENSKIPATEIWERQVVLPSMKIVKHFLLE; translated from the coding sequence ATGAGAAGATTATTCATAACAGCAACTTATAATTATCGTCTTCTCCAGTACTCCAACAATACTAAAACCATTAAATTCCTTCATATTCCCAAATGGGTATTCCGTAACATGGCAACAAGAAGTACAGTAGCACCAACATCGAAAAAAATAGTTGTTATAATGGGTGCTACTGGTTCTGGAAAATCAAAACTCTCAATCGACCTCGCTACTCGTTTCTTCCCATCGGAAATTATTAACTCCGATAAAATTCAAGTTTCTAAAGGCCTTGATATTACAACGAACAAAATTTCAATACCTGAACGCCGTGGCGTTGTTCATCATTTACTCGGGGAGTTTTCCGGTTCTGAGTTGTTTACCCCTTCTGATTTCCGTTACACAGCTGATGAAAGAATTTCCGATATTATCAATCGCCGGAAACTTCCATTAATCGTCGGCGGGTCGAATTCCTTCATCTACGCCTTGTTAGCGAATCAGTTCAACCCGGATTTCGACGTTTTCGATGAGTCGAATCCGGTTCAGTTTGTATCAAAGGAGCTTCGTTATCGTTGTTGCTTCATCTGGGTCGATGTGTTAACTCCGGTTTTAAATCAGTACCTGTTCAAACGAGTAGACGAGATGATGAGCTCCGGGATGTACGAGGAGCTCGAGCAGTTCTTCGAGAAAAACGGGTTTTCCGATCGGAGCTCCGGGTTGAGAAAAGCGATAGGGGTACCGGAGATGGAAGGGTATTTCAGGAATTTGAAAAATTGTACCACCGTACAGGAAAAATGCAGGCTATACGAGGAAGCAGTGAGAGAGATAAAGGAGAATACGAGGCAGCTAGCAGAGAAACAGATATGGAAGATCCAACGGTTGAGAGAAAGTGGGTGGGACCTACAAAGAGTAGATGCCACGGAGGCATTCCGGTCGACGATGTTGCCGGAAAATAGCAAGATTCCGGCGACGGAAATTTGGGAAAGACAAGTTGTATTACCAAGCATGAAGATTGTGAAACATTTTTTGTTGGAGTAG
- the LOC129874242 gene encoding uncharacterized protein LOC129874242 translates to MEFPEINMISDFEAGVKCLQNPSLVSRFFQLSPLEKVPQVYSFWKWGALILAILATFSSLIRKIKLLFIYVRRIKPSAEPLLQYLGEDFDISDDDEDAGDDKCSSPASSDDEDLLDQQIDEDFTVAGSCFYFREKGQNRNLRFRRRRNSLERFPWTEFSAGKNVVKLWDSLALGLDYEYEDLSKSVVSLWDLNQEEKIGNLFSGSSEVPSVAMASPSVVLSSEVQNDRNGVVLAAYDTRMKTKSPAICADWGAGSVTVVGVNGSDVGKIYVRNEAAGMLTVGDMRNVKTPLEKIDGDTWWDADAVIVEEKFDGSKN, encoded by the coding sequence ATGGAGTTTCCTGAGATCAATATGATCAGCGATTTTGAAGCAGGTGTAAAATGTCTACAAAACCCATCTCTGGTTTCTCGATTCTTTCAACTTTCACCCTTAGAAAAAGTTCCTCAAGTTTACAGTTTCTGGAAATGGGGTGCTTTAATTCTCGCCATTTTAGCTACTTTCAGCAGCTTAATAAGAAAAATCAAGCTATTATTCATTTACGTTCGTAGAATTAAACCTTCTGCTGAACCCCTTCTTCAATATCTCGGCGAAGATTTCGATATTTCCGATGATGATGAAGATGCCGGTGATGATAAATGCTCGTCTCCGGCGTCTTCTGATGATGAGGATCTATTAGATCAACAGATTGATGAGGATTTTACTGTTGCGGGTTCGTGTTTTTATTTCAGGGAAAAAGGGCAAAATAGGAATTTGAGATTCCGACGACGGCGAAATAGCTTAGAGAGGTTTCCATGGACGGAATTTTCCGCTGGAAAGAATGTTGTGAAGCTATGGGATAGTTTAGCTTTAGGTTTAGATTATGAATATGAAGATTTATCGAAAAGTGTAGTTTCGTTATGGGATTTGAATCAGGAAGAGAAAATAGGAAATTTGTTTTCTGGGTCTTCTGAGGTTCCGTCGGTGGCAATGGCGTCGCCTTCGGTAGTTTTGTCATCGGAAGTACAAAACGACCGGAACGGTGTTGTTTTAGCTGCTTATGATACGAGGATGAAAACTAAATCGCCGGCGATATGTGCTGATTGGGGTGCCGGATCAGTTACGGTCGTCGGAGTTAATGGTTCCGACGTCGGAAAAATTTACGTAAGAAACGAAGCCGCCGGGATGTTGACGGTTGGTGATATGAGAAACGTGAAGACGCCGTTAGAGAAAATTGACGGTGACACGTGGTGGGACGCAGACGCCGTTATTGTCGAAGAAAAATTTGACGGTTCAAAAAATTGA